The following are encoded together in the Phyllopteryx taeniolatus isolate TA_2022b chromosome 21, UOR_Ptae_1.2, whole genome shotgun sequence genome:
- the LOC133471488 gene encoding repetin-like, whose translation MRSSKKHNFQDHTWNNREYSSGSHLDWNYVTTNQEPYDLNYCHSYNHHADEQTYYSQDHHGDEHTYYSQDLHGDEQTYDSQTHHGDEQTYDSQNHHGDEQTYYSQDLHGDEQTYDSQNHHGDKQTYYSQDHHGDEHTYYSQDLHGDEQTYDSQNHHGDEQTYYSQDHHGDEHTYYSQDLHGDEQTYNSQNNHGDEHTYYSQDLHGDEQTYDSQTHHGDEQTYDSQNHHGDEQTYYSQDLHGDEQTYDSQNHHGDKQTYYSQDHHGDEHTYYSQDLHGDEQTYDSQNHHGDEQTYYSQDHHGDEHTYYSQDLHGDEQTYNSQNNHGDEHTYYSQDLHGDEQTYDSQTHHGDEQTYDSQNHHGDEQTYYSQDLHGDEQTYDSQNHHGDKQTYYSQDHHGDEHTYYSQDLHGDEQTYDSQNHHGDEQTYYSQDHHGDEHTYYSQDLHGDEQTYNSQNNHGDEHTYYSQDLHGDEQTYDSQTHHGDEQTYDSQNHHGDEQTYYSQDLHGDEQTYDSQNHHGDKQTYYSQDHHGDEHTYYSQDLHGDEQTYDSQNHHGDEQTYYSQDHHGDEHTYYSQDLHGDEQTYNSQNNHGDEHTYYSQDLHGDEQTYDSQTHHGDEQTYDSQNHHGDEQTYYSQDLHGDEQTYDSQNHHGDKQTYYSQDHHGDEHTYYSQDLHGDEQTYDSQNHHGDEQTYYSQDHHGDEHTYYSQDLHGDEQTYNSQNNHGDEHTYYSQDLHGDEQTYDSQTHHGDEQTYDSQNHHGDEQTYYSQDLHGDEQTYDSQNHHGDKQTYYSQDHHGDEHTYYSQDLHGDEQTYDSQNHHGDEQTYYSQDHHGDEHTYYSQDLHGDEQTYNSQNNHGDEHTYYSQDLHGDEQTYYSQDLHGDEQTYYCQDLHGNNNASNHNGHQNDNRTQQRKRSSRVATVARGFAHSQCRLPMNKKQNLPG comes from the exons ATGAGAA GCTCAAAGAAGCACAACTTCCAAGACCACACCTGGAACAACCGTGAATACTCCAGTGGCAGCCACCTCGATTGGAACTACGTCACCACCAACCAAGAGCCCTACGACCTTAACTACTGT CACAGCTACAACCACCACGCCGACGAGCAAACCTACTACAGTCAAGACCACCACGGCGACGAGCACACCTACTACAGTCAAGACCTCCATGGCGACGAGCAAACCTACGACAGTCAAACCCACCACGGCGACGAGCAAACCTACGACAGTCAAAACCACCATGGCGACGAGCAAACCTACTACAGTCAAGACCTCCATGGCGACGAGCAAACCTACGACAGTCAAAACCACCACGGCGACAAGCAAACCTACTACAGTCAAGACCACCACGGCGACGAGCACACCTACTACAGTCAAGACCTCCATGGCGACGAGCAAACCTACGACAGTCAAAACCACCACGGCGACGAGCAAACCTACTACAGTCAAGACCACCACGGCGACGAGCACACCTACTACAGTCAAGACCTCCATGGCGACGAGCAAACCTACAACAGTCAAAACAACCACGGCGACGAGCACACCTACTACAGTCAAGACCTCCATGGCGACGAGCAAACCTACGACAGTCAAACCCACCACGGCGACGAGCAAACCTACGACAGTCAAAACCACCATGGCGACGAGCAAACCTACTACAGTCAAGACCTCCATGGCGACGAGCAAACCTACGACAGTCAAAACCACCACGGCGACAAGCAAACCTACTACAGTCAAGACCACCACGGCGACGAGCACACCTACTACAGTCAAGACCTCCATGGCGACGAGCAAACCTACGACAGTCAAAACCACCACGGCGACGAGCAAACCTACTACAGTCAAGACCACCACGGCGACGAGCACACCTACTACAGTCAAGACCTCCATGGCGACGAGCAAACCTACAACAGTCAAAACAACCACGGCGACGAGCACACCTACTACAGTCAAGACCTCCATGGCGACGAGCAAACCTACGACAGTCAAACCCACCACGGCGACGAGCAAACCTACGACAGTCAAAACCACCATGGCGACGAGCAAACCTACTACAGTCAAGACCTCCATGGCGACGAGCAAACCTACGACAGTCAAAACCACCACGGCGACAAGCAAACCTACTACAGTCAAGACCACCACGGCGACGAGCACACCTACTACAGTCAAGACCTCCATGGCGACGAGCAAACCTACGACAGTCAAAACCACCACGGCGACGAGCAAACCTACTACAGTCAAGACCACCACGGCGACGAGCACACCTACTACAGTCAAGACCTCCATGGCGACGAGCAAACCTACAACAGTCAAAACAACCACGGCGACGAGCACACCTACTACAGTCAAGACCTCCATGGCGACGAGCAAACCTACGACAGTCAAACCCACCACGGCGACGAGCAAACCTACGACAGTCAAAACCACCATGGCGACGAGCAAACCTACTACAGTCAAGACCTCCATGGCGACGAGCAAACCTACGACAGTCAAAACCACCACGGCGACAAGCAAACCTACTACAGTCAAGACCACCACGGCGACGAGCACACCTACTACAGTCAAGACCTCCATGGCGACGAGCAAACCTACGACAGTCAAAACCACCACGGCGACGAGCAAACCTACTACAGTCAAGACCACCACGGCGACGAGCACACCTACTACAGTCAAGACCTCCATGGCGACGAGCAAACCTACAACAGTCAAAACAACCACGGCGACGAGCACACCTACTACAGTCAAGACCTCCATGGCGACGAGCAAACCTACGACAGTCAAACCCACCACGGCGACGAGCAAACCTACGACAGTCAAAACCACCATGGCGACGAGCAAACCTACTACAGTCAAGACCTCCATGGCGACGAGCAAACCTACGACAGTCAAAACCACCACGGCGACAAGCAAACCTACTACAGTCAAGACCACCACGGCGACGAGCACACCTACTACAGTCAAGACCTCCATGGCGACGAGCAAACCTACGACAGTCAAAACCACCACGGCGACGAGCAAACCTACTACAGTCAAGACCACCACGGCGACGAGCACACCTACTACAGTCAAGACCTCCATGGCGACGAGCAAACCTACAACAGTCAAAACAACCACGGCGACGAGCACACCTACTACAGTCAAGACCTCCATGGCGACGAGCAAACCTACGACAGTCAAACCCACCACGGCGACGAGCAAACCTACGACAGTCAAAACCACCATGGCGACGAGCAAACCTACTACAGTCAAGACCTCCATGGCGACGAGCAAACCTACGACAGTCAAAACCACCACGGCGACAAGCAAACCTACTACAGTCAAGACCACCACGGCGACGAGCACACCTACTACAGTCAAGACCTCCATGGCGACGAGCAAACCTACGACAGTCAAAACCACCACGGCGACGAGCAAACCTACTACAGTCAAGACCACCACGGCGACGAGCACACCTACTACAGTCAAGACCTCCATGGCGACGAGCAAACCTACAACAGTCAAAACAACCACGGCGACGAGCACACCTACTACAGTCAAGACCTCCATGGCGACGAGCAAACCTACTACAGTCAAGACCTCCATGGCGACGAGCAAACCTACTACTGTCAAGACCTCCATGGCAACAACAATGCCTCCAACCACAATGGCCATCAAAACGACAACCGCACACAACAGAGGAAGCGGAGTAGCAGAGTCGCTACTGTTGCTCGGGGTTTCGCTCATTCTCAATGTCGTCTGCCAatgaacaaaaagcaaaacctgCCTGGGTGA
- the anxa14 gene encoding annexin A2 has product MDLQYFESHTMCWGTLGTVRPYSNFHPQRDVKQIHEALEKKDATTLVRILTNRSNAQRQAIAKTFKEATQQDLIAGMRKVLSGDLEALMLELMMPPLQHEAHRLQQAMAGLGTDEETLLEILCTRSSKELRDISSAYKEMYKKDLEKEAKGETSGDFAKLIVALINKEDVAGFVQRDVESLAASLNGKKADVAPWIDILTSRDSNHLNGVLMGLELESGQMVIPVLEKSFSGEIRLGLSVLVECIQNPGMYLAKRLTGMKAPIVQGIMVSHSEEDLLCIRVAFLKLTGTSLYTTLQKYFKGDHLEALLAICRSED; this is encoded by the exons ATGGACCTGCAGTACTTTGAGTCTCAT ACAATGTGTTGGGGTACCCTTGGAACGGTGCGACCTTACTCAAATTTCCACCCACAAAGAGATGTAAAACAGATCCACGAGGCACTGGAGAAGAAAG ATGCAACTACACTTGTGAGAATCCTAACAAATCGCAGCAATGCTCAGAGACAGGCCATTGCCAAAACATTTAAAGAGGCAACACAACAG GACCTGATAGCTGGCATGAGAAAAGTTCTGTCTGGAGATCTGGAGGCGCTCATGCTGGAACTAATGATGCCTCCTCTGCAGCATGAGGCTCATCGCCTGCAGCAGGCCATGGcg GGTTTAGGCACGGATGAGGAAACACTACTGGAGATTCTGTGTACAAGATCAAGTAAGGAGCTTCGGGACATCAGTTCTGCGTACAAAGAAA tgtatAAAAAGGACCTGGAGAAGGAAGCGAAAGGAGAAACCAGTGGAGACTTTGCTAAGCTTATAGTGGCTCTTATTAAT AAAGAAGATGTTGCAGGTTTTGTTCAAAGGGACGTtgag TCTCTCGCTGCATcactaaatggaaaaaaagctgACGTGGCTCCTTGGATTGATATTCTCACCTCAAGAGATTCAAACCATCTTAACGGAG TGCTGATGGGACTGGAGCTGGAGAGTGGACAGATGGTGATTCCAGTTCTGGAGAAAAGCTTCTCCGGGGAGATTCGTTTGGGTTTGAGTGTTTTAG TGGAGTGCATTCAAAATCCTGGCATGTACCTTGCCAAAAGATTAACTGGCATGAag GCCCCGATAGTGCAAGGCATCATGGTGTCCCACAGTGAGGAAGATCTACTTTGTATCAGAGTAGCCTTCCTTAAACTGACAGGCACTTCTCTCTACACAACCCTGCAg AAATATTTCAAGGGAGATCATTTAGAAGCTCTGTTGGCCATCTGCCGATCTGAAGATTAA
- the LOC133471036 gene encoding podocalyxin-like, translated as MEKTATFVLSLWLIFMAASSTQGQSATTSETSLTENPQQASSSQSTATTPTPGRSSTHDHKVDTSTAASHLPSSTSGGSAITTASRQPAVSSGTTSSPGVTPSTPAPSSSGTDSARLSATTLKAGTTSLFKLSSPMLVSVISILICNA; from the exons ATGGAGAAAACCGCAACGTTTGTCCTCTCTTTGTGGTTGATCTTCATGGCAGCAAGCTCCACTCAG GGACAGTCAGCGACTACAAGTGAAACAAGCCTGACCGAGAACCCCCAACAAGCTAGCTCTTCCCAATCTACAGCGACCACGCCCACGCCCGGCCGTTCTTCTACTCACGACCACAAGGTTGATACATCAACGGCAGCATCACACCTCCCATCGTCCACCTCAGGAGGATCAGCTATCACCACCGCATCAAGGCAGCCCGCAGTGTCCTCCGGAACCACCTCGAGCCCTGGAGTTACACCTTCGACCCCGGCGCCATCCTCAAGTGGGACTGACTCTGCCAGACTCTCAGCCACAACATTAAAAGCAGGGACTACTTCTTTGTTCAAATTATCTAGTCCAATGCTGGTGTCTGTAATCTCCATTCTCATCTGCAATGCATAG
- the zgc:114119 gene encoding mediator of RNA polymerase II transcription subunit 30-like codes for MAASLPQKTGMAGMPTQQQPPHMPPSGPMAAGQQPVPPQGALREISPVFLCRIGQETVQDIVTRTMEIFQITRATQLPNGVTQSQAMYQDRFGKLQEHLRQLALLFRKLRLLYERCVEMTADLQEGPAELVPYVGEELVNVRVEPCSPSIHQERKEVLEKVRQKNQEMKVLMDQMRNLLWDVNAMLTLRK; via the exons ATGGCAGCATCATTACCACAGAAGACGGGCATGGCAGGGATGCCCACTCAGCAGCAGCCCCCCCACATGCCCCCCAGTGGCCCCATGGCCGCAGGTCAGCAGCCAGTGCCACCCCAGGGTGCGCTCAGAGAGATCTCCCCGGTGTTCCTGTGTCGGATCGGACAGGAAACCGTCCAGGACATTGTCACTCGCACCATGGAGATCTTCCAAATCACACGAGCCACGCaa CTTCCCAATGGTGTGACTCAGAGCCAGGCAATGTACCAGGATCGCTTTGGGAAACTGCAGGAACACTTGAGGCAGCTCGCCCTGCTCTTCCGCAAACTTCGTCTCCTCTACGAGCGCTGCGTGGAGATGACCGCTGACCTGCAGGAGGGGCCGGCAGAG CTTGTGCCCTATGTTGGAGAAGAGCTGGTCAATGTCAGAGTGGAGCCTTGTAGTCCTTCAATCCACCAGGAGAGAAAAGAAGTCCTCGAG AAAGTACGTCAGAAGAACCAGGAGATGAAGGTTCTCATGGATCAGATGAGGAACTTGCTGTGGGATGTCAATGCCATGTTGACACTAAGGAAATGA